aattgaagaagctAACCAAGTTGATATCAAAACCTTAAGAGATCCACAAAACGATGCTGACAGAGTCAAGAAACCAGAATGGTTAATTATGTTGGGTATCTGTACCCACTTGGGTTGTGTTCCAATTGGTGAAGCTGGTGATTTCGGTGGTTGGTTCTGTCCATGTCACGGTTCCCATTATGATATTTCTGGTAGAATTAGAAAGGGTCCAGCTCCATTGAACTTGGAAATTCCAGAATATGACTTTACTGATGATGAAACCTTGCTTGTTGGTTAAAGATAAATACAAGTACGGTACgatgaataataaattgaataaataatttcaaaaaaaaaaaaagaaaagaaaagaattaaaagcAGTAAGACATGAGAGAGTGCATTATTGCTTCAActtatttaaaaaagaaaaccacACTGAAAAGCTATAACTAAAGATGAATTGTTATCCAAAGCAAACATCTTAGTTtatcttattttttttttaccttTTTCTCCCCCTAAACCTCCTTTTTTCCCTTTCATgtatattttgatttaatatatGTAATCTGCATTTAGATAAACCAATATTTTACAAGTTGGCGTCTTTCTCTAGATACTCACTCAATTCGTCGGGGacttttttccaaaatctTGGTGTCCAGtcatttttgatttttttaacaGTGAGGTTTTCTGAATAGGAGtatatttcattaaatttgaaaattttgaattgcATCAACAGCTCTATAAACTTTTCACCCAATGATAGGTTATGCAAGTTTTTCGGATTGTAATCCGCTGCATAATGAAGTCTATAAAATACACTCCAATGAAACAAACTAGTGCTTGGGAGAACTCTGTGTTTTCCTAAGTTAGGTACAAAAGCTCGTTTCCAGTACCCATCTTCTTGGATCTCGGTGATTCTTAAAAAGGGaatcaattccaaaatCCACCAGAATAGAACATACAAAAACGATTCTTCTCCTCTCCCCGCAAATAGTTTTATGGGAAACTCTGGAAGAACGATGTCAGACCTACTATCGGGTGATTTGCTAGAAAATGACAATATATCATGATTGGGAGATAAAAAACTAGATATTGGAGGGTGATCTGAAGACCATTGTGAAATTGATTGTGGCTGGAACCTTACCCCATATTTAATTGCATGAGCAAGCATCCACCTAAGAGAAACACTTGATAATACTTGATTATCCAGTGACGCCTTCCACCCGCCTCCAATATCCCCATGATTCCCCGGAAAATATACTTCgattaaatcattaatagCTGGTAGTGGTCGCAGTTTTCTTCTATTGAATCTTTCCACAAATTGTTTAAGTATATCAACTAACGATCTCACTGATGTAAACAGCCCGTAACTGATTGGGGAACTATATGTATTACTGCCTTTACTACCTACGTCACTTGACTCTATTGGCGAGAAAAGCTGCTGTTTGTACTTGGATCTCCTTTCATCAATACTAATGGCATGCCTGGTGTGATCAACATTGGCGGTTTTGATGGTGTATGGAAACATTCGATCCCAAAGAATCCCTACAGAATTTACTGAATCCCACAACCCCATAAAATGCACTCTTACATCGGTACGAGAAAAAGATTTCTTAAACTCTTTGGCCATGGTCAGGGTTTTGTTTTCTGAATGAATAACTGGTTGTCCCGCATACTCCCAACTTGTGTATATTCTCCAAGCAAGTGGGGCCATATCTTCTAATCCAGAGTTCACTAAACCAAGCAACTCAATCATTCCAGCGATGATTCTAGCGGTAAAACTTCCACGACTATTATCGAGTAAGTAATCTTGAACTACCTAGAAAACAACAcagatttgaaaatcatGTACTCTTTAACACATACCTAAatccaaataaataaattttatcatttgttttgtaaACACTAGTAAGAAAACTGTATGCGGCTATTACATGCTTTTCAAGTGTAAAGGCAACAAGTGAATCCGCCCTGTTGGTTATTTTAGATAAAACAGTACTAGTAAAgttcttttcaaaaacatTATTAATGTCAGCATTGAATTTGGATCCAATTCCAGGTTGATAGTAACATATTTGACTAGAGTTGTTTCTATCTAACATCTGAAACAACTTCAAAACATTTGTAAATGGTTTCGGaccaaattcattttctgTACCATCAAAACATAAAACAATGCTTTTAGAGTGATTTGTCTTttgtattgattttgaagcATTGTGGTGAGTGGGGTGATTTTTGCCATTATTGACAATCATTGGCTCTTCAACTAACGACATAGCCTAAGAAAGCTAGTAttaatttgtaaattgGGATCAAATCTCTATATTTTATGGTTGTCTTCCgttcctttcttttttctacTGAGAAGCTGGTTGCAAAAACTGTAAGccatatatttatttaatagTTTAAATCACTCTACATACACTACACACTcaattagttttttttattttactaGAGCCAAACCCTTACCGTCATTGGAAAACTTCAATTCTTGCGTGGGCGTGATTTTTGGCTGTAACAATACAGTAATCAGCACCAAGAGAATTTCCAGATGCTGGACCCATTGCCTTATTAAATCCTTGTCTTGGATTAATTTCACATTCTAAACCATTGCATTCATCTGGGTTGTCACAAACAATTCTGATTCCAAAGTTAGGTATGTTTCCtgaaaaatcatcaatatacTTTGGATTGTAGCCAATAGTTACAAATGTATTACCGTTACTATCCTGGTTCATACCGGCTACATATGGAGACCAGTTCCCAATAGCCTTTTCTGGAGTGCCCCATACACAAGCATCTTTGCTGGAAACACCAGGTAGATTGACATAATAATGGGCTGCTGTTCCTGCCCAATACCCAGGACCAGGGACAGCAAGCACTTGTTCATCACCATCCCCAACTTCTGTAGGGATTAACATTGCCTCATTTCCTGGCAAAACTGTTTGACAAAAGGAAACAACATCGCTAGCTTTGTTAACAACAGATACAGTACCCACACCATCAATACACAAAGACCTTCCAATAAATGGTTTTGAAGTGGTACCATCTTCATTACAATACAAACCTCCATTCATGGATTTTGGAAATGTATATGATACAGCTTCAGGGTCCCACTGGTTCATTAACTTTCCTGGAGGACAAGCGAAGGGACAAAATTTTCCTGGTGTACATGGTTCATCTGGACTCATTGCCCAACCATTGGCCCCGACGTTAGTAATATCTTCGTCCTGAGGAAAACCACATTTCTTGATTGGATTAGCAAAGGCTGAAGTTATCAATGATGAgataataaatgaatgaaaGTACATTAAATTGagttgaaaagaaaaatttaaaagattGGATAAAGTTAATTTGCTGATTTTAGTCAAAGAATGGAGTCAGTTGGAgaaacaatatcaaatagTTGCTGAAATCTAACACTATctaattgttgaaaaagaacGAACGGATATTATagattgaagaaagaaaagctAAAAGGGTTCCAAAAATTATGGCTGAGTGCTGTTGTCCAAACCCtatatatttatacttcatttttcatcattcaCATGCCTAAATTTCACTGTCAATATGAGTTGACATTTGAAGTAAAACGAATAACTTGTAATATGTTTAAAccagttgttgttttctttttgttttattttcgCATCATGTTTGATACTATCTCCGCAAAACAGgcaccaaaaaaaaagcaaacaAATAAGATTTTTCCGGTTACAATAGTTTCACACATGCACACAGATGTAGGTCGAAGCTGgtccaaaaaaaaagtctaGACCAATAGTGAGACAATCAatagattattattattactttttATCAGTGGTCAGATCGAAATTGTGCCATAATGGCTTTccttttttcaatagtaTTAGACGTTTTATCTCTAATTTAGTGCTATTGGGGCTCAACACAGTATTTCAATCAGCTCCAGATCTCCTCTTTGGTCATGTACCACAATTAACTAGAGTGGAAAAGTAAAGCTACTACTCTATAGCAGCAATACCATGCTTTGTTAtaattcttgtaaattGGTAGCGCAATATACTTATCAACTGCACTCTTTTTTGAACCAGGATACACGAAAATCTCGTGAAAcatagttttttttttcccttaTACTTTTACAAGGAACAACTACACACCAAACACTCTCCAGAGACAGTGTAATAACACCAATGACAGGGACAATTACTCGTGCATTGAATTGGGATAATGTATACGAGCAGCAGTTTATTGCTGTTACACCCATGGGTGATGAAGTTTTATTGTATCAAACCAACCATGAAGACCCAGGCATTGAGTCCAACTCCATGCTAAAATTGTATAGTCGTTCAGGATTCGAAAATATCCAGTGTTCGTCATATTCTGATATAAACAAAGGTATAGTTGGTGTGGGGTCTATCAATGGTAATATATCTATATTTGACATATATTCACCAAACTCGTCGATTTTGAGTTTGCGTCCGAAACAGAATCGACCTTGTAATTCAGTGTCTTTTGGAAACCAAAACTTGGTTGTAGCAGGATTTGATAAAGGAAGACAAGACAATTCATTGCAGATATGGAACATTGAGACATATTCTTCATCTGGTAACAATGGTAGTAGCTTGAAAAGACCATTAGCCACATATCTACCGAATGAAGCAATTCTTTCAACCGTGTTTTATCCGGACCAAAATTCAAACATTATTTGTGGGTCCTACAAATTTCTAAGAGAAATAGATTTGAGATTGGATCAACCAGTATTTCAAATGGCAACAAAGTGCACTTTAGGATtacaaattgattattttcaGAACCATTTAT
The sequence above is a segment of the Candida albicans SC5314 chromosome 3, complete sequence genome. Coding sequences within it:
- a CDS encoding uncharacterized protein (Ortholog of S. cerevisiae : YEL023C, C. glabrata CBS138 : CAGL0I03168g, C. dubliniensis CD36 : Cd36_84380, Candida tenuis NRRL Y-1498 : CANTEDRAFT_101635 and Pichia stipitis Pignal : PICST_19384), which translates into the protein MSLVEEPMIVNNGKNHPTHHNASKSIQKTNHSKSIVLCFDGTENEFGPKPFTNVLKLFQMLDRNNSSQICYYQPGIGSKFNADINNVFEKNFTSTVLSKITNRADSLVAFTLEKHVIAAYSFLTSVYKTNDKIYLFGFSRGSFTARIIAGMIELLGLVNSGLEDMAPLAWRIYTSWEYAGQPVIHSENKTSTMAKEFKKSFSRTDVRVHFMGLWDSVNSVGILWDRMFPYTIKTANVDHTRHAISIDERRSKYKQQLFSPIESSDVGSKGSNTYSSPISYGSFTSVRSLVDILKQFVERFNRRKSRPLPAINDLIEVYFPGNHGDIGGGWKASSDNQVLSSVSLRWMLAHAIKYGVRFQPQSISQWSSDHPPISSFLSPNHDILSFSSKSPDSRSDIVLPEFPIKLFAGRGEESFLYVLFWWILELIPFLRITEIQEDGYWKRAFVPNLGKHRVLPSTSLFHWSVFYRLHYAADYNPKNLHNLSLGEKFIESLMQFKIFKFNEIYSYSENLTVKKIKNDWTPRFWKKVPDELSEYLEKDANL
- a CDS encoding uncharacterized protein (Protein of unknown function; induced by alpha pheromone in SpiderM medium), which codes for MYFHSFIISSLITSAFANPIKKCGFPQDEDITNVGANGWAMSPDEPCTPGKFCPFACPPGKLMNQWDPEAVSYTFPKSMNGGLYCNEDGTTSKPFIGRSLCIDGVGTVSVVNKASDVVSFCQTVLPGNEAMLIPTEVGDGDEQVLAVPGPGYWAGTAAHYYVNLPGVSSKDACVWGTPEKAIGNWSPYVAGMNQDSNGNTFVTIGYNPKYIDDFSGNIPNFGIRIVCDNPDECNGLECEINPRQGFNKAMGPASGNSLGADYCIVTAKNHAHARIEVFQ